A genomic segment from Nicotiana sylvestris chromosome 1, ASM39365v2, whole genome shotgun sequence encodes:
- the LOC138872011 gene encoding uncharacterized protein codes for MGDRVRRFVQGLSPLVVNEAATTALHSDMNYGKIVGFTQATEARKCKLRAERESNSRARSVGHSGRPVQRRGPSGSSHSYAQSSTSAPPSVHSYQQSSHLRPGSNSRRPYQSGRPGGGSQQQGRDLCPKCGRFHTEACYLDIPMCYGCGVRGHIQRDYHVPRQGTGRGFAQPSSSSAATSSACPPAPVERGAIRGGARGRSGPSRFYALSGRQSAEASPNVVTCILSVQVIDCYALIDSGSSLSYVTPFIASCFGVEPKQLHESFSVSTPIGDSITAARVYRNCAVTGNGVVPKGRFISYLKASKMIRKGCIYHLVRVADTTSEVSAPESVPVVNEFLEVFPDELPGIPPDREIDFGIDVLLDMQPISIPPYKMGPAELRELKEQLKDLLEKGFIRPSVSPWGSPVLFVRKKDGSLRMCASFFSKTDLRSGYHQLKIREQDIPKTAFKTRYGNFQFLVMSFGLTNAPAAFMDLRNQVFKPFLDSFVIVFIDDILVYSWSREDHADHLRAVLHTLYQHQLYAKFSKCEFWLKSVTFLGHVVSSERIQVDPQKIAAVKDWPRPMTPTEIRSFLGLAGYYRRFVEGFSTLASPLTKLTQKAVKFQWSGACEKSFQELKSRLTTAPRPLAREVHQLSSLGVRLADSNEGGVIVQNGAESSLVAEVKEKQFNDLLLAQLKEGIHKHKTTAFSVGMNDSTLRYQDRLCVPGIDGLWERIMAEAHTSRYSVHPCSTKMYHDLKEIYGWNNMKRDVADFVAKCPNCQQVKAKHQRPGGLAQCIEIPTWKWEIINTDFVVLDVAVSYNLLLGRPWIHVARAVPSTLHQMVKFEWDRQEIVVYGEDNLCVPNNAIVPLIEVEDDKGPWVYQVFDTVSVEKIPEGKCVPTPRVVAASVMVAI; via the exons ATGGGTGATCGAGTTCGGCGATTTGTTCAGGGTCTTAGTCCCTTGGTGGTGAACGAGGCTGCTACAACGGCCTTACACtcagatatgaattatgggaagattgtgGGATTCACTCAGGCCACAGAGGCTAGGAAGTGTAAATTACGGGCAGAAAGGGAGAGTAACAGCAGGGCCCGATCAGTGGGTCACTCAGGGAGACCAGTTCAGAGAAGGGGGCCATCAGGGTCATCCCATTCATATGCTCAGTCCTCAACGAGCGCACCGCCATCTGTGCACAGTTACCAGCAGAGCAGTCACTTGAGACCAGGTTCAAATAGTAGGAGACCCTATCAGTCCGGTCGTCCAGGAGGGGGATCACAGCAGCAGGGAAGAGATCTATGCCCCAAGTGTGGGAGATTCCATACGGaggcttgttatttggatatccCGATGTGTTATGGATGCGGGGTGAGAGGTCATATCCAGCGGGACTATCATGTGCCTAGACAGGGCACGGGTAGGGGATTTGCTCAGCCATCCAGTTCTTCAGCTGCTACATCATCCGCGTGCCCTCCAGCTCCAGTAGAGCGTGGTGCAATTAGGGGTGGAGCTCGTGGTAGAAGTGGACCTAGCCGATTTTACGCTTTGAGTGGTCGCCAGAGTGCAGAGGCTTCTCCAAATGTTGTCACGTGTATCTTGTCTGTTCAGGTCATTGATTGTTATGCTCTTATTGATTCGGGGTCCTCTTTGTCTTATGTCACCCCATTCATTGCTTCATGTTTTGGGGTAGAACCCAAACAGCTTCATGAGTCATTCTCTGTATCAACTCCAATTGGTGATTCTATCACAGCCGCGCGAGTTTATAGGAATTGTGCTGTCACG ggaaatggtgtggtgccgaaaggtaggtttatttcctaccttaaggcttCAAAGATGATTAGGAAGGGGTGTATCTACCATTTGGTCCGGGTGGCGGACACCACTTCAGAAGTGTCTGCCCCCGAGTCTGTGCCAGTCGTGAATGAGTTTCTTGAAGTGTTTCCGGACGAGCTTCCAGGGATCCCaccagatagggagattgatttcggGATTGATGTATTGCTAGATATGCAGCcaatatctattccaccatacaaGATGGGGCCAGCGGAGTTaagggagttaaaggagcagctgaAGGATTTATTAGAAAAAGGGTTCATACGGccaagtgtgtcaccgtggggttctccggttctttttgtcaggaagaaggatgggtcactccggatgt gtgcaagtttcttctccaaaactgatctacggtccgggtatcaccaattgaagatcagagaGCAGGATATTCCTAAGACCGCTTTCAAAACTCGCTATGGTAACTTTCAATTCTtggtcatgtcttttgggctaaccaacgccccggcagctttcatggatcttaggAATCAGGTCTTCAAGccatttctagactcctttgtgattgttttcattgatgacatccttgTTTATTCGTGGAGCCGTGAGGATCATGCCGATCACCTCAGGGCAGTTCTGCATACCCTTTATCAGcaccagttgtatgctaaattttcaaaatgtgaattttggttgaagtCTGTTACCTTTCTGGGCCATGTTGTTTCCAGTGAAAGGATTCAGGTGGATCCCCAGAAGATTGCAGCAGTAAAAGATTGGCCTAGACCCATGACCCCGACGGAGATCCGTAGCTTCTTGGGTTTAGCGGGGTATTATcggaggtttgtggagggattctctaccctcgcctcccctttgactaagttgacgcagaaagcagttaaattccaatggtccggtgcttgtgaaaagagttttcaagaattgaaatcaaggtTGACAACAGCACCG AGACCGTtagccagggaggttcaccaattgtccagtttgggagttcgccttgcagactctaatgaaggaggagtaATTGTACAGAATGGGGCAGAATCATCGCTCGTGGCAgaggtgaaagagaagcaatttaACGATCTGTTGTTAGCACAACTGAAGGAGGGTATTCATAAACATAAGACCACGGCTTTTTCCGTTGGCATGAATGATagtaccctacggtaccaagaccgCCTGTGTGTTCCTGGTATCGACGGTCTttgggaaaggatcatggcagaggctcacacttccaggtattctgTGCATCCatgttctacaaaaatgtatcatgatctcaaggaaatttatggGTGGAACAATATGAAGAGGGATGTGGCGGATTTTGTGGCGAAATGTCcgaattgtcaacaagtgaaggccaaacatcaaaggcccggtggattAGCTCAATGCATAGAAATTCCAACGTGGAAATGGGAGATTATTAACacggattttgtg gtactcgatgtggctgtttcttacaatctgctgttaggacgaccctggattcatgtcGCCagagcggtcccgtctactctacatcaaatggtcaagtttgaatgggatcgacaggaaattgttgtgtatggcgaagacaatttgtgtgttcccaataATGCCATCGTTCCActcatagaggttgaagacgataagggaccatgggtttatcaggtttttgacacggtatcggtagagaaaattcctgaagggaagtgTGTACCGACTCCAAGGGTagttgctgcatcagtcatggtagctattTAA